One stretch of Rhodoferax lithotrophicus DNA includes these proteins:
- a CDS encoding CoA pyrophosphatase gives MTHAKINPKTVPVDRVDHHLPAVPMEALQPQALRQRFVAPLAWEPEFLAEKKFLDRSPVSAAVLVPIIMRPEPTVLLTLRTMHLSTHSGQIAFPGGRMDATDADAAAAALREAQEEVGLAASFVEVLGQLPVYVTGSMFHVTPVVALVSPDFSLQLNPFEVAEAFEVPLHFLMNPAHHRHHLVNWQGVQREWLSMPYQDGDNERFIWGATAGMLRNFYRFLRA, from the coding sequence ATGACTCACGCCAAGATTAATCCGAAAACGGTGCCGGTGGACAGGGTTGATCACCATTTGCCTGCTGTACCTATGGAGGCCTTGCAGCCCCAGGCCTTGCGCCAGCGGTTTGTTGCACCCTTGGCATGGGAACCTGAATTTCTGGCCGAGAAAAAATTTTTAGACCGTTCACCCGTGTCCGCCGCGGTGCTTGTGCCGATCATCATGCGCCCTGAACCCACGGTGCTACTCACGTTGCGAACCATGCATCTTTCAACCCATTCGGGGCAAATTGCGTTTCCAGGAGGGCGCATGGATGCGACAGATGCCGATGCAGCCGCGGCCGCCTTGCGTGAGGCCCAGGAAGAGGTTGGACTGGCTGCTTCATTTGTGGAAGTGTTGGGCCAATTGCCGGTTTATGTGACCGGTTCGATGTTTCATGTGACCCCCGTTGTTGCGCTGGTCTCACCCGATTTTTCGTTGCAACTCAATCCGTTTGAAGTGGCCGAAGCCTTTGAGGTGCCGTTGCATTTTTTGATGAATCCGGCACACCATCGGCATCACTTGGTCAATTGGCAAGGTGTTCAGCGCGAATGGTTGTCCATGCCCTATCAGGATGGTGACAACGAACGCTTTATATGGGGTGCCACGGCCGGTATGTTGCGTAACTTTTATCGTTTTTTGCGAGCTTGA
- the rplS gene encoding 50S ribosomal protein L19 — protein sequence MNLIQILEQEEIARLNKTIPDFGPGDTVVVSLNVVEGTRKRLQAYEGVVIAKRNRGLNSGFTVRKISSGEGVERTFQTYSPLIASIEVKRRGDVRRAKLYYLRDRSGKSARIKEKLPARKVAATTAA from the coding sequence ATGAATCTGATTCAAATCCTTGAGCAAGAAGAAATTGCTCGTCTGAATAAAACCATTCCTGACTTTGGCCCTGGCGACACCGTGGTGGTGAGCTTGAATGTGGTTGAAGGTACACGCAAGCGTTTGCAAGCTTACGAAGGCGTGGTGATTGCCAAGCGTAATCGTGGCCTGAACAGCGGTTTTACCGTTCGCAAAATCTCCAGCGGTGAAGGTGTTGAGCGTACATTCCAAACTTACAGCCCTTTGATTGCCAGCATTGAAGTCAAACGTCGTGGTGATGTGCGTCGTGCCAAGCTTTACTACTTGCGCGACCGCAGCGGTAAGTCGGCACGTATCAAAGAAAAACTGCCTGCACGCAAAGTGGCTGCTACCACAGCTGCTTGA